A single region of the Candidatus Zymogenaceae bacterium genome encodes:
- a CDS encoding MBL fold metallo-hydrolase produces MSTKRERMHIEGFVYQVAGDGVTNGEDASAFLLALPDPILIDTGAGRSAEKIIENIASVGVEPTRINIIVLTHNHIDHIGGVPVLKERLGASIVMHELDADAVRNGDNSATAATMYGVDFPPTPVDRTFSGDTDTVNSGDVELVLLHTPGHTPGSISPYVVYEGTTILFAQDVHGPFLPAFGSDIYLWRESMEKLLDLQPDILCEGHFGIYRPGKRARAYITGYLDRYARY; encoded by the coding sequence ATGAGCACAAAAAGAGAACGGATGCACATCGAGGGCTTCGTCTACCAGGTGGCGGGCGACGGCGTCACAAACGGAGAAGACGCATCGGCGTTTCTTCTGGCGCTGCCCGATCCGATTCTGATAGATACCGGGGCGGGACGGTCGGCGGAGAAAATCATCGAGAACATCGCGTCCGTCGGCGTGGAGCCTACGCGCATCAACATCATCGTCCTGACCCATAACCATATAGACCACATCGGCGGCGTCCCGGTCCTGAAAGAGCGCCTGGGCGCATCCATCGTCATGCACGAGCTGGACGCCGATGCCGTAAGAAACGGAGACAACAGCGCCACCGCGGCGACCATGTACGGGGTGGATTTCCCCCCCACTCCGGTGGATCGAACCTTCAGCGGGGATACGGATACCGTTAACAGCGGCGACGTCGAGCTGGTGCTGCTTCACACGCCGGGACACACCCCCGGCTCTATCTCGCCCTACGTCGTGTATGAGGGCACGACCATTCTATTCGCCCAGGACGTCCACGGGCCCTTTCTACCCGCCTTCGGTTCGGATATCTACCTGTGGCGGGAATCCATGGAGAAGCTTCTTGATCTGCAGCCGGATATCCTGTGCGAGGGACACTTCGGCATCTATCGACCGGGTAAGAGAGCCCGGGCGTATATTACTGGATATCTCGACAGATACGCGCGGTATTGA
- a CDS encoding DUF4013 domain-containing protein has product MALDIGKALKFPLNDENWIVKVLIGTVLMIIPIVNFIPIGYVYNIFKKVLNKEEPVLAEWEGWGDLFVRGLMVFLIMLVYIIVPWIIMMIGVGIMSAGASNESGALTGLGGFVMFIGGLLYLVVALLVPFALAHYAKNNEEFGAIFKFGDIIGNFFKAVGDYLLAIVVMIGIFFVLGIIGIIPILGWIVGILAIFYVSVVMYTLLAMAIQKAYEVA; this is encoded by the coding sequence ATGGCTTTGGACATTGGAAAAGCGTTAAAATTCCCGCTTAATGACGAGAACTGGATCGTCAAGGTTCTCATCGGCACGGTGCTGATGATTATCCCCATTGTCAACTTTATTCCCATTGGGTATGTGTACAACATCTTCAAGAAAGTCCTAAACAAGGAAGAGCCGGTTCTGGCCGAGTGGGAAGGTTGGGGTGATCTGTTCGTCAGGGGGCTTATGGTCTTCCTTATCATGTTGGTTTACATAATTGTTCCGTGGATTATAATGATGATCGGCGTTGGAATCATGTCCGCTGGTGCGAGCAATGAATCGGGCGCCCTGACCGGACTGGGCGGATTCGTGATGTTTATCGGCGGTCTGCTCTATCTCGTTGTCGCACTGCTGGTTCCCTTCGCCCTGGCCCATTACGCCAAGAACAACGAGGAGTTCGGCGCGATCTTCAAGTTCGGCGATATCATCGGTAACTTTTTCAAGGCCGTCGGCGATTACCTGCTGGCCATCGTGGTCATGATCGGCATCTTCTTCGTCCTGGGTATTATCGGCATTATACCGATTCTGGGATGGATTGTCGGTATTCTGGCGATTTTCTACGTGTCGGTGGTTATGTACACCCTGCTTGCCATGGCGATTCAAAAGGCCTACGAGGTGGCGTAA
- a CDS encoding DUF4013 domain-containing protein translates to MIELQKVITYPFKDEQWALKILIGIALSLVPIVNFFAIGYAYQIFKAALRKEELYMPEWDDWRDLFVNGFKVFVVVLCYFFIPMLLIFSAGALWIVSFFLYEEGTAVEQLVVIGLFLFLLGGLLYLAALVLSPMALALFARNDENFGEAFRLGEIISRITSVMGDFALAILIVIAMVFIIMVCSMIPLLGFFVSIVSTFYLSYLFYFGLFGSVCAGAFDGAE, encoded by the coding sequence ATGATCGAGCTGCAAAAGGTGATAACGTATCCGTTCAAGGACGAGCAGTGGGCGTTGAAGATTCTCATCGGCATCGCCCTGTCCCTGGTTCCGATCGTCAACTTCTTCGCGATAGGGTACGCCTACCAGATATTCAAGGCGGCGTTAAGAAAAGAAGAGCTGTATATGCCGGAATGGGACGACTGGCGGGATCTCTTCGTAAACGGTTTTAAGGTGTTCGTCGTTGTCCTCTGTTACTTTTTTATCCCGATGCTGTTGATATTCTCCGCGGGGGCGCTGTGGATCGTATCGTTTTTCCTGTATGAGGAGGGTACCGCCGTCGAGCAGCTGGTGGTCATCGGATTATTCCTCTTTCTTTTGGGGGGGCTCTTGTACCTCGCGGCGCTGGTGCTGTCTCCCATGGCCCTGGCCCTGTTCGCCAGGAACGACGAGAATTTCGGGGAGGCGTTTCGCCTGGGAGAGATCATCTCCCGCATAACATCGGTGATGGGGGATTTCGCCCTCGCGATCCTGATTGTAATCGCCATGGTTTTTATCATCATGGTATGCAGCATGATACCCCTTCTCGGATTTTTTGTCTCAATCGTATCGACGTTCTATCTCTCCTATCTGTTCTATTTCGGTCTGTTCGGCTCGGTGTGCGCTGGGGCCTTTGACGGGGCCGAATAG
- the tmk gene encoding dTMP kinase produces MSHIKHTRGVLICFEGIDGSGKSLQAKRLASYLKDAGHDVVSLTEPTNGKWGGKIRDQANRGVREAPEEEYLLFMRDRRENVADNIIPIIERGGVVVLDRYYFSTIAYQGARGLEIERIRSENEAFAPTPDLLLFLDVPVATGLDRISKNRRGVTAFETRGYLTRVREIFLDTVSSLEYAVVIDGTLPPDQVFEACLSAVRRKLSLFPHD; encoded by the coding sequence ATGAGTCACATAAAACACACCCGGGGTGTCTTGATTTGTTTTGAGGGCATAGACGGCTCCGGCAAGAGCCTTCAGGCGAAGCGCCTTGCGTCGTATCTGAAAGACGCAGGTCACGACGTCGTCTCTCTGACGGAGCCGACAAACGGAAAGTGGGGAGGAAAAATTCGCGATCAGGCGAATCGGGGCGTCCGGGAGGCCCCGGAGGAGGAATATCTCCTGTTCATGCGGGACCGACGGGAAAACGTCGCCGACAACATCATCCCGATTATTGAGAGGGGTGGCGTTGTCGTGCTGGATCGATACTACTTTTCCACCATCGCCTACCAGGGCGCCCGGGGGCTGGAGATCGAGCGTATCCGGTCGGAAAATGAGGCCTTCGCGCCGACGCCGGATCTGCTTCTGTTTCTCGACGTGCCGGTCGCCACGGGTCTTGATCGCATCTCGAAAAACCGCCGCGGCGTCACCGCCTTTGAAACAAGGGGCTATCTCACGCGTGTCAGGGAGATATTCCTCGATACCGTATCGTCCCTCGAATACGCCGTCGTCATCGACGGGACCCTGCCGCCGGACCAGGTGTTTGAAGCCTGCCTGTCCGCGGTGCGGCGAAAATTATCCCTTTTCCCCCACGACTGA
- a CDS encoding PAS domain S-box protein, translated as MKDTGREKKPKRKKSPDSLESADLNVAGSGPPGPGDIGAEIGSLINPQSKTSFSDIERRYRYLVEHLNEAIFSLDRDGIVTYLSPAVERISNLHVEELIDSPFDRFVHPEDTYIVHEHFSVAVSGRPSFLDFRIIDNNGDVRHIHASITPDIQNGEVVGVLGVFSDITVEKESQEALKENEERWRSLFENSIEGVFTVDLEGNLTALNDAFVELIGVSREESIGANFRDFMDAEEAGAVYRAYKNLYTTGEPIRNLTYTIRRNDGEVRKLESYVNTIRRGDRIIGFQGTIRDATERINAQTALAEEKEWLTVTLRSIGDGVITTDMKGRIVLLNRVSEELTGWTQEEACGKPLTEVFTILDKNTRLPQRNPVERVLEKSLSTELEQETILVSRDGTERVIADSAAPIKDADSNTIGVVLVFRDVTEKLLMEEELLKAQKLESIGTLAGGIAHDYNNLLTAILANISLMKLYVDESTKLYQRIAKAERATLNARDLTLQLLTFSRGGAPLKKPVLIEHVVRDAVDLALRGTKTRSVFKFPEKLDPVFADEGQVGQAVNNITVNADQAMPDGGTVTISGKNRVVTPDDVLPLEPGEYVHISIRDEGTGIDSEDLSKIFDPYFSNKQGHSGLGLSIAYSIVKNHDGHISVDSESGGGTTLSIYLPTAAEQPLTEVPEYYGPIGGKGRILVMDDEEYVRDASSQMLIGLGYKAVTARDGREAISLYEEAAAAGTPFDIVIMDLTVKGGMGGKEAARLLLKKDPDARIVVSSGYSNDPIMSEYDSYGFCNVIAKPYRIDDLGRKLKEILAPTEDDS; from the coding sequence ATGAAAGACACGGGCAGGGAAAAAAAACCGAAACGAAAAAAGTCTCCCGACTCTCTTGAGTCCGCCGACCTGAACGTCGCGGGAAGCGGGCCTCCCGGGCCCGGCGATATCGGTGCGGAAATCGGCTCCCTCATAAACCCGCAGTCGAAAACATCCTTTTCAGATATCGAGCGTCGATATCGATACCTGGTGGAACACCTCAATGAAGCGATCTTCTCCCTCGATCGAGACGGCATCGTGACCTACCTCAGTCCGGCCGTCGAAAGAATATCGAACCTCCATGTCGAAGAACTGATCGATTCGCCGTTTGACCGTTTCGTACACCCGGAAGACACTTACATCGTTCATGAACACTTTTCGGTCGCCGTTTCCGGTCGTCCCTCCTTTCTCGATTTTCGCATTATTGACAATAACGGCGACGTTCGACACATCCATGCCTCCATAACCCCGGATATTCAAAACGGCGAGGTCGTCGGCGTCCTGGGAGTATTCTCCGATATCACCGTGGAAAAAGAATCCCAGGAGGCCCTGAAAGAGAACGAAGAGCGCTGGCGGAGCCTGTTTGAAAATTCCATTGAGGGCGTCTTCACCGTCGACCTGGAGGGCAACCTGACCGCGCTAAACGACGCGTTTGTCGAACTGATCGGCGTAAGCCGGGAAGAGTCGATCGGGGCGAACTTTCGTGATTTCATGGATGCCGAAGAGGCGGGCGCCGTCTACCGGGCATACAAGAACCTGTATACCACCGGGGAGCCGATCAGGAACCTCACCTACACCATCAGGAGAAACGATGGAGAGGTGCGGAAGCTTGAGAGCTATGTCAATACCATACGACGGGGAGATCGTATCATCGGCTTTCAGGGAACCATCCGGGACGCCACCGAGAGAATCAACGCACAGACGGCCCTCGCCGAGGAAAAGGAATGGCTGACGGTCACCCTCAGGAGCATCGGTGACGGAGTTATCACCACCGATATGAAGGGGCGGATCGTTCTGCTCAATCGGGTATCCGAAGAGCTGACCGGATGGACCCAGGAAGAAGCGTGCGGAAAGCCGTTGACGGAGGTTTTCACCATTCTCGATAAAAACACGAGGCTCCCTCAGAGAAATCCGGTGGAGCGGGTACTGGAAAAAAGCCTGTCGACGGAGCTTGAACAGGAAACGATCCTCGTCTCCCGGGACGGTACCGAGCGCGTCATCGCCGATTCCGCCGCCCCTATCAAGGACGCGGACAGCAATACCATCGGAGTGGTGTTGGTATTTCGAGACGTCACCGAAAAGCTTCTGATGGAAGAGGAGCTCCTGAAGGCCCAGAAGCTTGAATCCATCGGCACCCTGGCGGGCGGCATCGCCCATGATTACAACAACCTGCTCACGGCTATTCTCGCGAATATCTCTCTGATGAAGCTGTACGTGGATGAAAGCACCAAGCTCTATCAGCGCATCGCCAAGGCGGAGCGGGCGACCCTCAACGCCCGAGATCTGACCCTGCAGCTTCTCACCTTTTCTCGGGGCGGCGCCCCGTTGAAAAAGCCGGTCCTGATCGAGCATGTCGTCAGAGACGCCGTCGACCTCGCCCTCAGGGGTACGAAGACCCGATCCGTCTTTAAATTTCCCGAAAAACTGGACCCGGTATTCGCCGACGAGGGTCAGGTCGGCCAGGCCGTCAACAATATCACCGTCAACGCCGATCAGGCCATGCCCGACGGCGGAACAGTCACCATCTCGGGGAAAAACCGCGTTGTCACCCCCGACGACGTCCTGCCCCTGGAACCGGGCGAATACGTCCACATCTCAATTCGAGACGAGGGGACGGGCATCGATTCAGAGGATCTCTCCAAGATTTTCGATCCCTATTTTTCCAATAAACAGGGGCACAGCGGGCTGGGCCTCTCCATCGCGTATTCCATCGTGAAAAATCACGACGGCCACATCTCCGTGGACTCCGAATCGGGTGGGGGGACCACCCTCTCCATATATCTTCCCACGGCCGCAGAGCAGCCGCTGACCGAGGTTCCCGAATACTACGGCCCCATCGGGGGTAAGGGGCGCATTCTCGTGATGGATGATGAAGAATACGTGCGGGATGCGTCGTCGCAGATGCTCATCGGCCTGGGATACAAGGCCGTAACCGCCCGGGACGGACGGGAGGCCATTAGTCTCTATGAAGAGGCGGCGGCCGCCGGGACGCCCTTCGATATCGTCATCATGGATCTGACGGTGAAGGGGGGCATGGGGGGAAAGGAAGCGGCAAGGCTGCTGCTCAAAAAGGACCCGGACGCACGGATCGTCGTCTCCAGCGGATATTCCAACGATCCGATCATGTCGGAATATGATTCTTACGGCTTCTGCAACGTCATCGCAAAACCGTATCGAATAGACGACCTGGGTCGGAAGCTGAAAGAAATACTCGCACCCACAGAGGACGATTCCTGA
- a CDS encoding AMP-binding protein: MNLGALVTRNAGMLPDKEALIFEQERYTWYQVNDLVNRFANTLIDAGFTKGDTALLWMENSDLFVIAFYAVVKAGGVAVPVNYRLAKPEAEYIFTHSDAVALVFDDGFEPIVRELEPNLVSITQYYSSGPGRFARYDPLQSMLREGSPEEPAVSVDEDDLSEILYTAAFDGTPRGAVFTHHSQMVLAASALSVLGLCTDDIILHMAPLFHGAQLNLYLNPGTYVGATHVIRRNMPPYKDVLLLMEKERITQVFGPPVMYSMLMNEEEFEAYDLSSIRRFAYGAAPMSAEKVREMLKKFGRTDFVCLCGLIEGGPGGVALPPDRQVQKAGSGGMYAVNMEWKLTDEGGETITRPGVAGELALRGETIMTGYYKDPDATKEIIRDGWLFTGDVGVMDSDGCVTLVGRKKDLIITGGENVYAREVEIAVGGHPGIKDVAVIGMPHSEWGETVMAVIVADGPEPPTLSRLREFLEQKIADYKIPRILEVMEELPRSETGEVSKDLLREMFRHRDFKTG, translated from the coding sequence ATGAACCTCGGAGCACTGGTGACGCGCAACGCCGGGATGCTGCCCGACAAGGAGGCGTTGATCTTCGAGCAGGAGCGGTATACGTGGTATCAGGTCAACGACCTGGTAAACCGGTTCGCGAATACCCTGATCGATGCGGGATTCACAAAGGGGGACACGGCACTGCTCTGGATGGAGAATTCGGACCTCTTTGTCATCGCGTTTTACGCCGTGGTCAAGGCGGGCGGGGTTGCGGTGCCGGTGAACTATCGGCTGGCGAAACCGGAGGCCGAATACATCTTCACGCACAGCGACGCCGTGGCTTTGGTGTTCGACGACGGCTTTGAGCCGATCGTTCGGGAACTGGAGCCGAACCTGGTGAGCATCACGCAGTATTATTCCTCGGGGCCGGGACGCTTCGCCCGCTACGATCCGCTCCAGAGCATGCTCAGGGAGGGATCGCCGGAGGAGCCGGCCGTTTCGGTGGATGAGGACGACCTGTCGGAGATACTCTATACCGCCGCTTTCGACGGCACGCCCCGGGGGGCCGTGTTCACCCATCACAGCCAGATGGTTCTCGCGGCGAGCGCCTTAAGCGTGCTGGGGCTCTGCACCGACGATATCATCCTCCACATGGCCCCGCTCTTTCACGGGGCGCAGTTGAACCTGTATCTCAATCCCGGCACCTACGTTGGGGCGACCCATGTGATCAGGCGGAACATGCCGCCGTACAAGGACGTCCTTCTTCTAATGGAGAAAGAGAGGATCACACAGGTATTCGGGCCGCCGGTGATGTATTCGATGCTGATGAACGAAGAGGAGTTCGAAGCATACGACCTGTCGTCTATCCGCCGGTTCGCGTACGGGGCGGCCCCCATGAGCGCGGAAAAGGTCCGGGAGATGCTCAAGAAGTTCGGACGGACCGATTTCGTATGCCTGTGCGGCCTGATAGAGGGGGGGCCCGGGGGCGTTGCCCTGCCGCCGGACAGACAGGTCCAGAAGGCCGGCTCCGGCGGCATGTACGCGGTGAACATGGAGTGGAAGCTCACAGACGAGGGGGGCGAAACCATCACGAGGCCGGGCGTTGCCGGGGAGCTGGCCCTCAGGGGCGAGACGATCATGACCGGGTACTACAAGGATCCCGATGCAACGAAGGAGATCATCAGGGACGGATGGCTGTTTACCGGAGATGTGGGCGTGATGGATTCGGACGGATGCGTTACCCTGGTCGGCCGAAAGAAGGACCTCATCATCACCGGCGGCGAGAATGTCTACGCCCGGGAGGTGGAGATCGCGGTCGGCGGACATCCCGGGATTAAAGACGTCGCCGTCATCGGCATGCCGCATTCGGAATGGGGGGAGACGGTCATGGCGGTTATCGTCGCCGACGGCCCGGAGCCGCCCACGCTCTCACGGTTGCGGGAATTCTTGGAGCAAAAAATCGCGGATTATAAGATCCCCCGCATCCTGGAGGTGATGGAGGAGCTGCCGAGAAGCGAGACCGGGGAGGTGTCAAAGGACCTCCTGCGGGAGATGTTCCGGCATCGGGATTTTAAGACCGGGTAG
- a CDS encoding heavy metal sensor histidine kinase: MVFTSIRVKFVAWYTLVLMVTLVAFSCLLYVFLAKALYESIDKKLITIAELTADSNARITTEPEGLTDYMEEFLGFKPSANYIQIMDKSGDLNYDSDGSLPTKLPITADTVRLAKKGEPFYETLMGLDTYPIRMINYPVMRGGELATLVQVGTSLESVKETLSRLLRTLLIIVPLILLLSSMGGYFLAKATLDPVKEIVTTAREISAMNLSRRISVKNTKDELGKLAGTFNEMIERLEKSFSRVMQFSADASHELRTPLTILKGETEWALRSARDMDAYREILTSNLEEINHMSNIIEDLLVLARADMGEMPMEMHPIALSAVLGEVYDMGKVLADMKGMELVLDVEDLDGVRILGNDLRIRQLFLNLLDNGIKYTRDGGRVDLSAQIQEETVRVKVMDNGIGISEDDQKRIFDRFYRVDKHRSRAEGGTGLGLSICRFITEAHNGTIEVSSNTGIGSTFTVTLPIYEDGESGD; encoded by the coding sequence ATGGTTTTCACCTCAATACGCGTAAAATTCGTTGCGTGGTATACCCTTGTCCTGATGGTAACCCTCGTCGCCTTTTCGTGTCTCCTCTACGTCTTTCTCGCCAAGGCCCTGTACGAGAGCATCGACAAAAAACTCATCACCATCGCGGAGCTGACGGCGGACTCCAACGCCCGGATCACCACCGAGCCCGAGGGATTGACCGATTACATGGAGGAGTTCCTCGGTTTCAAGCCGTCGGCGAACTATATCCAGATCATGGATAAATCCGGGGACCTGAACTACGACTCGGACGGAAGCCTCCCCACGAAGCTCCCCATCACCGCAGATACGGTCCGCCTGGCGAAAAAGGGGGAGCCCTTTTACGAAACGCTCATGGGGCTGGATACCTACCCGATACGTATGATCAACTATCCGGTCATGAGGGGCGGCGAGCTGGCGACGCTGGTTCAGGTCGGGACGTCCCTGGAGTCCGTCAAGGAGACCCTCTCCCGGCTTTTGCGAACGCTTCTCATCATCGTTCCCCTGATACTGCTCCTTTCCAGCATGGGGGGATATTTCCTGGCCAAGGCGACCCTTGATCCGGTCAAAGAAATCGTCACGACCGCCCGGGAAATCAGCGCGATGAATCTGTCGCGGCGGATTTCCGTGAAAAACACCAAGGACGAGCTGGGAAAGCTGGCGGGCACCTTTAACGAGATGATCGAGCGCCTCGAAAAATCGTTCTCCCGGGTCATGCAGTTCAGCGCCGACGCCTCCCACGAGCTAAGGACCCCCCTGACGATCCTCAAGGGGGAAACCGAGTGGGCGCTGCGCTCCGCCAGGGATATGGACGCCTACAGGGAAATCCTCACCAGCAACCTCGAGGAGATCAACCACATGAGCAACATCATCGAGGACCTCCTGGTGCTGGCCCGGGCGGACATGGGGGAGATGCCCATGGAGATGCATCCCATCGCCCTGAGCGCCGTTCTGGGGGAGGTCTACGACATGGGAAAGGTCCTGGCGGACATGAAGGGGATGGAGCTGGTGCTCGACGTGGAGGACCTGGACGGAGTCCGGATTCTCGGGAACGACCTCAGAATCAGGCAGCTCTTTCTCAACCTGCTGGACAACGGCATCAAGTATACCAGAGACGGCGGGCGGGTGGACCTGTCCGCCCAAATTCAGGAAGAAACGGTGCGGGTAAAGGTGATGGACAACGGCATCGGTATTTCGGAAGACGATCAGAAACGGATTTTCGATCGATTTTACCGGGTGGATAAGCATCGATCGCGTGCGGAGGGCGGCACCGGGCTCGGCCTCTCGATATGCCGCTTCATCACCGAGGCTCATAACGGAACCATAGAGGTGTCAAGCAACACGGGCATAGGGAGCACGTTCACGGTCACGCTCCCCATATACGAGGACGGCGAAAGCGGAGATTAA
- a CDS encoding DegQ family serine endoprotease — MNQMRNDIARNRKHRAFQALALGIAALLLLISPGMATAGIFGEAEGSGEGVPYITLPDFTVLAKELKPAVVNISTTMVVGTGMPPGYSPFEGSPFDDFFGPFFEGFPESYETQSLGSGFIISNDGYILTNNHVVENATEITVTLENGDTYSATVIGTDPKTDLALIKIEAGTNLPTVVLGDSDDLEVGEWVIAIGNPFGLSETVTAGIVSAKGRVIGSGPYDDFIQTDASINPGNSGGPLFNINGEVIGINTAIINQGQGIGFAIPVNMAKSLLPQLKKGKVVRGWLGVVIQEITPELAESFGLPGTDGALISDIEPGSPADKAGLKKGDVILKFNGVTISEMKELPAVVAMTPVGDRAVITVFREGVMKDISVLIGEMPDETMVGAAPSTPGTGPGVDDADVGIVVEEVTSEISQYLGLPDTSGVLVSQVETGSFAERAGILRGDVIREINHKKITSLDDFTREMAEAQKMGRYLFLIWRNGTTIFIAINT; from the coding sequence ATGAATCAGATGCGAAATGATATCGCACGAAACAGGAAACACCGAGCGTTCCAGGCGCTGGCTCTGGGGATCGCTGCATTACTGCTCCTCATCTCTCCGGGAATGGCGACGGCCGGCATATTCGGGGAAGCCGAGGGATCGGGCGAGGGTGTTCCCTATATCACACTGCCGGATTTCACGGTTCTGGCAAAGGAGCTGAAACCGGCGGTTGTCAATATCAGCACCACGATGGTCGTTGGAACCGGCATGCCTCCCGGATATTCACCCTTCGAAGGATCGCCCTTTGATGACTTCTTCGGTCCTTTTTTCGAGGGATTTCCGGAATCCTACGAGACACAGAGCCTTGGCTCCGGCTTCATCATCAGCAACGACGGTTACATCCTGACCAACAATCACGTTGTTGAAAACGCAACGGAGATAACCGTCACCCTTGAAAACGGCGACACCTATTCCGCCACGGTCATCGGCACCGACCCGAAAACCGATCTCGCGCTCATAAAGATCGAGGCGGGGACGAACCTCCCCACGGTCGTTCTGGGTGATTCAGATGACCTCGAGGTCGGTGAGTGGGTCATCGCCATCGGAAACCCCTTTGGTCTCTCCGAAACGGTGACGGCGGGAATCGTCAGCGCGAAGGGTCGGGTGATCGGTTCGGGACCCTATGACGACTTCATACAGACCGACGCATCCATCAACCCGGGAAATTCCGGCGGCCCGCTGTTTAACATCAACGGAGAGGTGATCGGCATAAACACCGCCATCATCAACCAGGGCCAGGGAATCGGTTTCGCCATCCCGGTGAATATGGCCAAGTCTCTCCTGCCCCAGCTCAAGAAGGGAAAGGTCGTGCGGGGATGGCTCGGCGTGGTCATACAGGAGATCACCCCTGAGCTGGCCGAGTCCTTCGGACTGCCCGGAACCGACGGCGCGTTGATTTCCGATATTGAGCCGGGGAGCCCCGCGGACAAGGCGGGCCTGAAAAAAGGAGATGTTATCCTGAAATTCAACGGGGTCACCATCTCTGAGATGAAGGAGCTTCCCGCCGTTGTGGCCATGACTCCGGTGGGTGATCGCGCCGTCATCACGGTATTCCGTGAAGGCGTGATGAAGGACATCTCTGTCTTGATCGGGGAGATGCCCGATGAAACCATGGTAGGCGCGGCGCCGTCGACTCCCGGCACCGGACCGGGTGTGGACGATGCGGACGTGGGCATCGTCGTGGAGGAAGTCACATCGGAGATTTCCCAGTACCTGGGCCTGCCGGATACCAGCGGCGTGCTCGTTTCCCAGGTGGAAACCGGATCTTTCGCCGAGCGGGCGGGCATCCTGAGGGGGGATGTGATCCGGGAGATCAACCATAAGAAGATCACCTCCCTCGATGACTTCACGCGGGAGATGGCAGAAGCCCAGAAGATGGGAAGATATCTGTTCTTGATCTGGAGAAACGGAACGACCATCTTTATCGCCATCAACACATAG
- a CDS encoding DUF4013 domain-containing protein: MIDLKKAITYPFDDEQWPRKLLIGFALFLVPIVNFFVVGYAYRIFKTALRKEDLSLPEWDNWKDLFVNGFKVCVIILCYFFIPLVFRIVTVILVREGASAIILLIFILLAGLLHFAAMACSSMALTFFAKSDERFKEAFWLEEIVYHIRNVLGDFFIAFLIIFAIHFFMLLFNIIPFLGLIIYIMTLFYLICLVCPGIFGSICAEIFEDVEILQETTQPPWL; the protein is encoded by the coding sequence GTGATTGATCTGAAAAAGGCGATAACATATCCTTTTGACGACGAGCAGTGGCCGCGGAAGCTTCTCATCGGCTTCGCCCTGTTCCTGGTGCCGATCGTCAACTTCTTCGTGGTGGGCTACGCCTATCGAATATTTAAGACGGCTCTCAGAAAGGAAGACCTCTCTTTACCGGAGTGGGATAACTGGAAGGATCTCTTCGTCAACGGATTCAAGGTATGTGTCATAATCCTGTGTTATTTCTTTATTCCATTAGTGTTCAGGATCGTCACAGTTATTCTGGTGCGTGAGGGGGCAAGCGCGATCATCCTCTTGATTTTTATTCTCCTGGCTGGACTGCTACATTTCGCGGCGATGGCATGTTCATCCATGGCCCTGACTTTTTTCGCAAAGAGCGACGAGAGATTCAAAGAAGCGTTTTGGCTGGAGGAAATCGTCTATCATATACGAAACGTGCTGGGAGATTTTTTTATTGCGTTTCTGATTATATTCGCCATACACTTTTTTATGTTATTATTTAACATTATTCCCTTCCTCGGATTGATTATTTACATTATGACGTTGTTTTACCTTATATGCCTTGTTTGTCCCGGCATATTTGGCTCGATCTGTGCCGAGATCTTTGAGGATGTGGAAATATTGCAAGAAACTACTCAGCCACCATGGTTATAG